A region from the Marinobacter bohaiensis genome encodes:
- a CDS encoding amino acid synthesis family protein, protein MSFEIRKIVTYRETTYIEAGKAGDKPVTMVGVAAVVTNPWAGRGFVEDLSPEIRGGCSELGELIVKHVLDEIGGEQVEAYGKAAVVGAEGEIEHASAIIHTLRFGNHFREAVDAKSYLSFTNKRGAPGTSIQVPMMHKHDEGFRSHYITLEMRIEDAPRADEIVVVLGAADGGRLHPRIGNRYQDLKELAEEAEQAAQQ, encoded by the coding sequence ATGAGCTTCGAGATTCGCAAGATCGTCACCTACCGGGAAACCACCTACATCGAGGCCGGCAAAGCGGGTGACAAGCCCGTGACCATGGTCGGCGTGGCTGCGGTGGTGACCAACCCCTGGGCCGGACGCGGTTTCGTGGAGGATCTGTCGCCGGAAATCCGCGGCGGCTGTTCGGAGCTGGGCGAGCTGATCGTCAAGCACGTGCTGGACGAGATCGGCGGGGAACAGGTCGAAGCCTACGGTAAAGCCGCCGTCGTGGGTGCCGAAGGGGAGATCGAACATGCCTCGGCCATCATCCACACCCTCCGCTTCGGTAATCATTTCCGCGAAGCCGTGGACGCCAAGAGCTACCTGAGCTTCACCAACAAGCGCGGCGCGCCGGGCACCTCAATCCAGGTGCCGATGATGCACAAGCACGATGAGGGCTTCCGTTCCCACTACATCACCCTGGAAATGCGCATCGAGGACGCGCCCCGCGCCGACGAGATCGTGGTGGTGCTGGGCGCCGCGGACGGTGGCCGCCTGCACCCGCGCATCGGCAATCGCTACCAGGACCTGAAGGAACTGGCTGAAGAAGCCGAACAGGCCGCTCAACAGTGA
- a CDS encoding FAD-dependent oxidoreductase: protein MSWHLLKYGFKRGHDEPRFFPEPKELKSEYDVVIIGGGGHGMACAYYLAKEHGITNVAVLEQGYIGGGNTGRNTTIVRSNYLTPEGVKFYDTSVKLFEDLSDEFDLNIFYSTRGHFTLAHTDSAMRTMRWRAEVNKHYGIDSEVVGRDEIAKAVPYMDLDCAGHTPVMGALYHAPGSVARHDAVAWGYARGAYNRGVEIHQKTRVTGIRTRDGKVVGVDTDRGAIRCGKVISMVAGSTPRITEMVDLPTPIEIFPLQACVSEPVKPFMDTIVVSGSLHVYISQSSRGEMVMGASVDPSVLHSTRSTFDFVEGLTDQMVDLFPFMSRLKVMRQWAGMSDLTPDFAPIMGKTPIEGFYLDAGWGTWGFKATPVSGKTMAWTAANDQTHELIEPFRYSRFADFDLVGEKGAASVGH, encoded by the coding sequence ATGTCCTGGCATCTACTGAAATACGGGTTCAAACGCGGCCACGACGAGCCGCGCTTCTTCCCCGAACCCAAGGAACTGAAGTCGGAATACGACGTGGTCATCATTGGCGGCGGCGGCCACGGCATGGCCTGCGCCTACTACCTGGCCAAGGAGCACGGCATCACCAACGTGGCGGTGCTGGAGCAGGGCTACATCGGGGGCGGCAACACCGGTCGCAACACCACCATCGTGCGCTCCAACTACCTGACGCCGGAGGGGGTGAAGTTCTACGACACCAGCGTGAAGCTGTTCGAGGACCTGTCCGACGAGTTCGACCTCAACATTTTCTACTCCACCCGCGGCCACTTCACCCTGGCCCACACCGACAGCGCGATGCGCACCATGCGTTGGCGGGCCGAGGTCAACAAGCACTATGGCATCGACAGTGAGGTGGTCGGTCGCGACGAGATCGCCAAGGCGGTGCCGTACATGGACCTGGACTGCGCCGGCCACACCCCGGTGATGGGGGCGCTCTACCATGCGCCGGGCTCGGTGGCGCGTCACGATGCGGTGGCCTGGGGCTACGCCCGTGGCGCCTACAACCGCGGTGTCGAGATTCACCAGAAGACCCGCGTCACCGGTATCCGCACCCGGGACGGCAAGGTCGTGGGCGTGGACACCGACCGCGGCGCCATTCGCTGCGGCAAGGTGATCTCCATGGTGGCCGGCTCCACGCCGCGCATTACCGAGATGGTGGATTTGCCCACGCCCATCGAGATCTTCCCGCTGCAGGCCTGCGTGTCCGAACCGGTCAAACCGTTCATGGACACCATCGTGGTGTCCGGCAGCCTGCACGTCTACATCAGCCAGTCGTCCCGCGGCGAGATGGTGATGGGTGCCTCGGTGGACCCGTCGGTGCTGCACTCCACCCGCTCCACCTTCGACTTCGTCGAGGGGCTGACCGACCAGATGGTGGACCTGTTCCCGTTCATGAGCCGCCTGAAGGTCATGCGTCAGTGGGCGGGCATGAGCGACCTGACCCCGGACTTCGCGCCGATCATGGGCAAGACCCCGATCGAGGGCTTCTACCTGGACGCCGGCTGGGGCACCTGGGGCTTCAAGGCCACGCCGGTGAGCGGCAAGACCATGGCCTGGACCGCCGCCAACGACCAAACCCACGAACTCATCGAACCGTTCCGCTACAGCCGCTTTGCCGACTTCGACCTGGTCGGCGAGAAGGGCGCGGCGTCGGTCGGACACTGA
- a CDS encoding alpha/beta fold hydrolase — protein sequence MQLSDAHISPSGTRYWRAGQGEPVVLIHGVGLDATMWQAQMTALAADYDVIAYDMLGHGESPLPAENATLDDYADQLATLLDELAVPAATVAGFSMGGLVARAFALRHPRHLRAMVVLSSVFDRNERQRSGVRQRLAQTREQGPAANVDGALERWFSPAFRQAQPECIAAVRERVTSNHPDGYYRSYALFGTEDDFGADRLASIRVPVLVATGELDPGSTPDMAHKLARQLPDARVYILEGQRHMAPVEAADQVNDLLLDFLDTVHRPSLQKERLG from the coding sequence ATGCAGCTCAGCGACGCACACATCAGCCCTTCCGGCACCCGCTACTGGCGCGCCGGCCAGGGCGAACCGGTGGTCCTGATCCACGGCGTCGGCCTGGACGCCACCATGTGGCAGGCGCAAATGACGGCGCTGGCCGCAGATTACGACGTGATCGCCTACGACATGCTGGGCCACGGTGAGAGTCCTCTGCCGGCGGAGAACGCCACACTGGACGACTACGCCGACCAGTTGGCGACGCTGCTCGACGAGCTGGCGGTTCCGGCGGCAACGGTGGCGGGTTTCTCCATGGGCGGACTGGTGGCGCGGGCGTTTGCCCTGCGTCACCCCAGGCACCTGCGGGCGATGGTGGTACTCTCCAGCGTCTTCGATCGCAACGAACGCCAGCGGTCGGGCGTGCGTCAGCGCCTGGCCCAGACCCGTGAGCAGGGGCCGGCGGCCAACGTCGACGGCGCCCTGGAACGCTGGTTCAGCCCGGCTTTCCGCCAGGCCCAGCCGGAGTGCATTGCCGCGGTCCGCGAACGGGTCACCAGCAACCACCCGGACGGTTATTATCGCAGTTACGCCCTGTTCGGCACCGAGGACGATTTCGGAGCCGACAGGCTGGCGTCGATCCGCGTCCCGGTACTGGTGGCCACCGGCGAGCTGGACCCGGGATCGACGCCCGACATGGCCCACAAGCTGGCGCGGCAGTTGCCCGACGCCCGGGTATACATTCTGGAAGGACAGCGGCACATGGCACCGGTGGAAGCGGCGGATCAGGTCAACGACCTGCTGCTGGACTTCCTCGACACCGTGCACCGCCCTTCCCTGCAAAAGGAGCGTCTTGGATGA
- a CDS encoding helix-turn-helix domain-containing protein, which translates to MRVKRKRQEQGLKITDVARIAELSQGMVSKIENAQVSTSLETLSRLCDAIGLPISQLFSDYDRPDGGAQLTKAGEGMEVVRRGTEKGHTYQLLNYHRGSQKSYEPFLITMDDAAEVFPTFSHPGLEFIYILEGDILYRHGNHLYEMGPGDSLSFDGEVPHGPEELRKVPIKLLSIIHYDD; encoded by the coding sequence ATGCGCGTAAAGCGCAAACGCCAGGAACAAGGCCTGAAGATCACCGATGTGGCGCGCATCGCTGAACTCAGCCAGGGCATGGTCAGCAAGATCGAGAACGCCCAGGTGTCCACCAGCCTGGAGACCCTGAGCCGGCTGTGCGATGCCATCGGCCTGCCCATTTCCCAACTGTTCAGCGATTACGACCGGCCGGACGGCGGCGCCCAGCTCACCAAGGCGGGCGAAGGGATGGAAGTGGTCCGCCGCGGCACGGAGAAAGGCCACACCTACCAGCTGCTGAACTACCACCGCGGCAGCCAGAAGAGCTACGAACCCTTCCTCATCACCATGGACGACGCGGCGGAGGTCTTTCCCACCTTCTCGCATCCGGGACTGGAGTTCATCTACATCCTGGAGGGCGACATCCTCTACCGGCACGGCAACCACCTGTACGAAATGGGACCCGGTGACTCCCTCTCCTTTGACGGCGAGGTGCCCCACGGTCCGGAAGAATTGCGCAAGGTGCCCATCAAGCTGCTGTCGATTATCCACTACGACGACTGA
- a CDS encoding 2Fe-2S iron-sulfur cluster-binding protein: protein MTSRLDPQPLEWIDRDTRLSFRFEGQTFTGYQGDSISSALLASGQTLLGRSFKYHRPRGALTLANHDVNALLQSRECTNIRGDVELLREGLELHACNVNGTLANDRDRFIGLFARFMPVGFYYKAFHTPKKLFPFWERKIREKAGLGRVDTRWTEQRQSKRYDFCDLLVVGAGASGLQAALTAAEAGADVVLVDENPHIGGSLDYQLANEPAAAEVRARLKQQVRRHANIRLFEQHVAAGWYTDHYIPLVGPGGITKMRAQGMICATGVMEQLAVFRNNDLPGVMMASAAQRMIARYAIKPGQRAVVLCANAEGYRAALDLLAAGIELAAVVDMDNDAPRGDWARQVADQGVAVYRGYGVYEAQGDQRLQAIQVAPFDGRDCDPSKLATIGCDLLLMSVGWAPAAQLLYQARGSLGYDDSLHQILPRELPAGIHACGRVNGAFTLEQRLADGERAAHAALAELQGASVQTGMAAHRDSLAHSHPWPIVSHPAGKNFVDMDEDLQLKDLIHAAQEGFDNIELMKRFSTIGMGPSQGKHANMNGIRILASIRGQSIDQTGSTTARPMFHPVPVSALAGRRFRPERRTPMQAWHEANGAQMMEAGHWQRPEYYGQPEEREQAILREAQAVRSGLGLIDVSTLGKIEVLGPDAARLLDAVYTMKMSTIKLGMTRYALLVDDSGVIIDDGIVARLAEDRFYVSATTSHAAATFRLLSQTVMDLGLDVRLVNLTDSLAAMNLAGPLSRQLLRTLTDTDLDEDRFPYLGIREGTLCGAPVRLIRVGFVGELGYEIHAPAHKALEIWRTLMSAGAQHGIRPFGVEAQRILRLEKGHVIVGQDTDGLTNPFEANMPWAVPLKSKPWFTGKPSLALLKERCARRLTGFVLPQGYSGERIKECHLMIERGDIVGRVSSIGYSPALGRYIGLAMVDLPLANEAPTLHVRVDSGALVAVSPCKTPFYDADGARQTADLTEVA, encoded by the coding sequence ATGACATCCCGGCTTGATCCCCAGCCGCTGGAGTGGATCGACCGCGACACGCGGCTGTCATTCCGCTTCGAGGGCCAGACCTTTACCGGCTACCAGGGCGATAGCATCAGCTCGGCGCTGCTTGCTTCCGGCCAGACCCTGTTGGGCCGCAGCTTCAAGTACCACCGCCCGCGCGGTGCGCTGACTCTGGCCAATCACGACGTCAATGCGCTGCTCCAGAGCCGCGAGTGCACCAACATCCGGGGTGATGTGGAGCTGCTGCGCGAGGGTCTGGAGCTGCACGCCTGCAACGTCAACGGCACGCTGGCCAACGACCGGGACCGCTTCATCGGCCTGTTCGCCCGGTTCATGCCGGTGGGCTTCTACTACAAGGCGTTCCACACGCCAAAGAAACTGTTCCCCTTCTGGGAACGCAAGATCCGCGAAAAGGCGGGGCTGGGACGGGTCGACACCCGGTGGACCGAGCAGCGCCAGTCCAAACGCTACGATTTCTGCGACCTGCTGGTGGTGGGCGCCGGGGCCAGCGGCCTGCAGGCCGCGCTGACCGCCGCCGAGGCCGGAGCTGACGTGGTGCTGGTGGACGAGAACCCGCACATCGGCGGTAGCCTCGACTACCAGCTGGCCAACGAGCCGGCCGCGGCCGAGGTGCGCGCGCGCCTGAAACAGCAGGTGCGCCGTCATGCCAACATCCGCCTGTTCGAACAGCATGTCGCCGCCGGCTGGTACACCGATCATTACATCCCGCTGGTGGGGCCGGGCGGCATCACCAAGATGCGCGCCCAGGGCATGATCTGCGCCACCGGCGTGATGGAGCAGTTGGCGGTGTTCCGCAACAACGACCTGCCCGGGGTGATGATGGCGTCCGCCGCCCAGCGGATGATCGCCCGCTACGCGATCAAGCCCGGTCAGCGCGCGGTGGTCCTCTGCGCCAACGCCGAAGGCTACCGTGCCGCGCTGGACCTGCTGGCCGCCGGCATCGAGCTGGCGGCGGTGGTGGATATGGATAACGACGCGCCCCGGGGCGACTGGGCCCGCCAAGTCGCCGACCAGGGCGTGGCCGTCTATCGCGGCTATGGCGTTTACGAAGCCCAGGGCGACCAGCGCCTGCAGGCTATCCAGGTGGCGCCGTTCGATGGCCGTGACTGCGATCCGTCAAAGCTGGCGACCATCGGCTGCGACCTGCTGCTGATGAGCGTGGGATGGGCCCCGGCGGCGCAACTGCTGTACCAGGCCAGGGGCTCACTGGGCTATGACGACAGCCTGCACCAGATCCTGCCCCGCGAGCTGCCGGCCGGCATCCACGCCTGCGGTCGCGTCAATGGCGCCTTCACCCTGGAGCAGCGGCTGGCGGACGGCGAACGCGCGGCTCACGCCGCCCTGGCGGAGTTGCAGGGTGCCTCGGTGCAGACCGGCATGGCCGCCCATCGCGACAGCCTGGCCCACAGCCACCCCTGGCCGATCGTGTCGCATCCGGCGGGCAAGAACTTTGTCGACATGGACGAGGATCTCCAGCTCAAGGATCTCATCCATGCGGCACAGGAAGGCTTCGACAACATCGAACTGATGAAGCGCTTCTCCACCATCGGCATGGGGCCGAGCCAGGGCAAGCATGCCAACATGAACGGCATCCGCATTCTGGCGTCGATCCGTGGGCAGTCGATCGACCAGACCGGTTCCACCACGGCGCGGCCCATGTTCCATCCGGTGCCGGTCAGCGCCCTGGCGGGCCGGCGCTTCCGCCCGGAGCGCCGTACCCCGATGCAGGCCTGGCACGAGGCCAACGGGGCGCAGATGATGGAAGCCGGGCACTGGCAGCGGCCGGAGTACTACGGCCAACCGGAAGAGCGCGAACAGGCCATCCTGCGCGAGGCCCAGGCGGTGCGCAGCGGACTGGGGCTGATCGACGTGTCCACCCTGGGCAAGATCGAGGTGCTGGGGCCGGATGCGGCAAGGCTGCTGGATGCGGTCTACACCATGAAAATGTCCACCATCAAGCTGGGCATGACCCGCTACGCGCTGCTGGTGGACGATAGTGGCGTGATCATCGACGACGGCATCGTTGCCCGCCTGGCGGAGGACCGCTTCTACGTCTCCGCCACCACCAGCCACGCCGCCGCCACTTTCCGTCTGCTGTCCCAGACAGTGATGGACCTGGGGCTGGACGTGCGCCTGGTCAATCTCACCGACTCCCTGGCGGCGATGAACCTGGCCGGCCCGCTGTCGCGCCAGCTGCTCCGGACGCTGACCGATACCGATCTGGACGAGGACCGCTTCCCCTATCTCGGCATCCGTGAAGGCACCCTGTGCGGTGCGCCGGTGCGGCTGATCCGCGTCGGCTTCGTGGGCGAGCTGGGCTACGAGATCCACGCGCCCGCCCACAAGGCCCTGGAGATCTGGCGCACCCTGATGAGCGCCGGGGCCCAGCACGGCATTCGCCCGTTCGGGGTCGAGGCCCAGCGCATCCTGCGCCTGGAGAAGGGGCACGTCATCGTTGGCCAGGACACCGACGGCCTGACCAACCCCTTCGAGGCCAACATGCCCTGGGCAGTGCCGCTCAAGAGCAAGCCCTGGTTCACCGGCAAGCCGTCCCTGGCGTTGCTCAAGGAGCGCTGCGCGCGCCGGCTGACCGGCTTCGTGCTGCCCCAGGGCTACAGCGGCGAGCGCATCAAAGAGTGTCACCTGATGATCGAGCGGGGTGACATCGTCGGCCGGGTCAGCAGTATCGGCTACAGCCCGGCGCTGGGCCGCTACATCGGCCTGGCCATGGTGGACCTGCCGCTGGCGAACGAGGCGCCAACCCTGCACGTGCGGGTGGACAGCGGCGCGCTGGTGGCCGTCTCCCCGTGCAAGACCCCTTTCTACGACGCCGATGGCGCACGCCAGACGGCCGACCTGACGGAGGTGGCGTGA
- a CDS encoding sarcosine oxidase subunit delta — protein sequence MKLLDCPLIGRRPISEFDYVGEVRKPPVDGDSAAWSDFVFNRRGAPGVLRERWYHRPTGYWFVFDRDTLTDDIKAVVDAREVRYDIPA from the coding sequence ATGAAGTTACTGGATTGCCCGCTGATCGGGCGCCGCCCCATCAGCGAATTCGATTACGTTGGCGAGGTCCGCAAGCCACCGGTGGACGGCGACAGCGCCGCCTGGTCGGACTTCGTCTTCAACCGCCGGGGGGCGCCGGGCGTGCTGCGCGAGCGCTGGTACCACCGGCCCACCGGTTACTGGTTCGTGTTCGACCGCGACACCCTGACCGACGACATCAAGGCCGTGGTCGATGCCCGGGAGGTGCGCTATGACATCCCGGCTTGA
- a CDS encoding LLM class flavin-dependent oxidoreductase yields MQFSLFLHMERYPGDKSHQQLFEELCELVKIAEDGGFRTAWIGEHHGMQFTSSPSPVAQLSYLAAKTERIRLGAGTFVAPFWDPIRLAGEAALLDVISGGRLEFGIARGAYQFEFDRMTDGMKASEGGAALREMVPAIRGLWQGDYSHQGEVFNFPTTTSVPKPVQQPLPPMWIAARDPASHDFAVANGCNVMVTALMKGDEEVADLARKFNTACADHPEMERPELMFLRHTYVHDESDPDGWRPGAEALNRFYRYFMAWFKNDQKAIDGFFEPASEADVADNAEFDLETLHRNMMIGTPSELVQRLKGYEALGITEYSYWTDNTLPFEEKKRSLERFIKEVMPHFN; encoded by the coding sequence ATGCAGTTTTCGTTATTCCTCCATATGGAGCGCTATCCGGGCGACAAGAGTCACCAGCAGTTGTTCGAGGAACTCTGCGAGCTGGTGAAGATTGCCGAGGACGGCGGTTTCCGGACGGCCTGGATCGGTGAGCACCACGGCATGCAGTTCACCTCATCACCCAGCCCGGTGGCGCAGCTTTCCTACCTGGCGGCGAAGACCGAACGCATCCGGCTGGGGGCGGGCACCTTCGTCGCGCCCTTCTGGGATCCGATCCGTCTGGCAGGCGAAGCGGCGCTTCTGGATGTCATCAGCGGCGGTCGGCTGGAGTTCGGCATCGCCCGTGGCGCCTACCAGTTCGAGTTCGACCGGATGACGGATGGCATGAAGGCTTCCGAGGGTGGCGCGGCGCTGCGCGAGATGGTGCCGGCGATCCGCGGCCTGTGGCAGGGCGACTACAGCCACCAGGGCGAGGTGTTCAACTTCCCGACCACCACCAGCGTGCCCAAGCCGGTGCAACAGCCCCTGCCGCCCATGTGGATCGCGGCGCGGGACCCGGCCTCCCACGATTTCGCGGTGGCCAACGGCTGCAACGTCATGGTCACGGCCCTGATGAAAGGGGACGAGGAAGTGGCCGATCTGGCGCGGAAGTTCAACACCGCCTGCGCCGATCACCCGGAAATGGAACGCCCGGAGCTGATGTTCCTGCGCCACACCTACGTGCACGATGAGAGCGATCCGGATGGCTGGCGCCCGGGAGCGGAAGCGCTCAACCGCTTCTACCGTTACTTCATGGCCTGGTTCAAGAACGACCAGAAGGCCATCGACGGCTTCTTCGAGCCGGCGTCCGAAGCCGATGTGGCGGATAACGCCGAGTTCGACCTGGAAACCCTGCACCGCAACATGATGATCGGTACCCCGTCGGAGCTGGTGCAGCGGCTCAAGGGATACGAGGCGCTGGGCATTACCGAGTACAGCTACTGGACCGACAACACGCTCCCGTTCGAGGAGAAGAAGCGGTCCCTGGAGCGGTTCATCAAGGAGGTGATGCCTCACTTCAACTGA
- a CDS encoding BCCT family transporter encodes MHEVQSNMPRRGLFAGVNKTMAISSVTMVVAFVLFTVLQPELANTIYTGIKQYIETELGWYYILTVNVVLFVAIAVIVSPYGKLRLGRDDERPEFSNFTWFAMLFSAAVGTGLLFWSIAEPLSHLQGNPFIAMEGIAPNTLDAAQTALRITIFHWGFHGWAIYILVGTILAYFAYRRGLPMTIRSAFYPLLGERIYGPIGHAIDLLAIFATLFGTATTLGLGVSQMNAGLNSLFGMEISSTNQVLLVLGVTVAATVSAVSGLKKGIRMLSEWNIHLSMILFAFFVLAGPTVFLLTIFTTSVGDYLGSLLPMGFWTNPDPESQWQGWWTLFYWGWWLSWGPYVGMFIARISRGRTIREVLFGGMLAATLGAMAWIVIFGGTALHLQLFGGVDLASVANDNVTKVLFQTIEALNVPWLTSFMVGMATLMIVTWFVTSADSGTLVICTILSQGNPNPPQLYRVIWGLGLGSTSAVLLLAGGLQALQTAAIAAALPFSVALLVMCYCLFKALATEPVGEAAAVKQSEAS; translated from the coding sequence ATGCACGAAGTTCAATCCAACATGCCCAGGCGAGGGCTCTTCGCCGGGGTGAACAAGACGATGGCCATTTCATCGGTGACGATGGTGGTGGCTTTCGTTCTCTTCACCGTGTTGCAGCCGGAACTGGCCAACACGATCTATACCGGTATCAAGCAGTACATCGAGACGGAGCTGGGCTGGTACTACATCCTGACGGTGAACGTGGTGCTGTTCGTGGCCATTGCGGTGATCGTCAGCCCATACGGCAAGCTGCGCCTGGGGCGGGACGATGAGCGTCCGGAATTCTCCAACTTCACCTGGTTCGCCATGCTGTTCAGCGCGGCGGTGGGCACCGGGCTGCTGTTCTGGAGTATCGCCGAGCCGCTGAGCCACCTGCAGGGCAACCCGTTCATCGCCATGGAGGGCATCGCCCCCAACACGCTGGACGCGGCGCAAACCGCCCTGCGCATCACCATCTTCCACTGGGGCTTCCACGGTTGGGCGATCTACATCCTGGTGGGCACGATCCTGGCCTATTTCGCCTATCGCCGCGGCCTGCCGATGACCATCCGCTCGGCCTTCTATCCGTTGCTGGGTGAGCGTATCTACGGCCCCATCGGCCACGCCATCGATCTGTTGGCGATCTTCGCCACCCTGTTCGGTACCGCCACCACCCTCGGTCTCGGCGTGTCGCAGATGAATGCCGGGCTCAACAGCCTGTTCGGGATGGAAATTTCCAGCACCAACCAGGTCCTGCTGGTACTGGGCGTGACGGTGGCGGCAACGGTGTCGGCCGTGTCCGGACTGAAGAAAGGGATCCGGATGCTCAGCGAGTGGAACATCCACCTGAGCATGATCCTGTTCGCTTTCTTCGTCCTGGCGGGACCGACGGTGTTCCTGCTGACCATTTTCACCACCAGTGTCGGCGATTACCTGGGCAGCCTGCTGCCGATGGGCTTCTGGACCAACCCGGATCCCGAAAGCCAGTGGCAGGGCTGGTGGACGCTGTTCTACTGGGGCTGGTGGCTGTCCTGGGGCCCGTACGTGGGCATGTTCATCGCGCGGATTTCCCGTGGGCGCACCATCCGTGAAGTGCTGTTCGGCGGCATGCTGGCGGCCACCCTGGGTGCCATGGCGTGGATCGTGATTTTCGGCGGTACTGCGTTGCACCTGCAGCTGTTCGGTGGGGTCGATCTGGCCTCGGTGGCCAACGACAACGTCACCAAGGTGCTGTTCCAGACCATCGAGGCGCTGAACGTGCCCTGGCTCACCAGCTTCATGGTGGGTATGGCCACGCTGATGATCGTCACCTGGTTCGTGACCTCGGCCGACTCCGGCACCCTGGTGATCTGCACCATCCTGTCCCAGGGCAACCCGAATCCGCCGCAGCTGTATCGCGTGATCTGGGGTCTGGGCCTGGGTTCCACCTCGGCCGTCCTGCTGTTGGCCGGTGGCCTGCAGGCCCTGCAAACCGCCGCGATCGCCGCCGCACTGCCATTCTCTGTGGCGCTGCTGGTGATGTGCTACTGCCTGTTCAAGGCCCTGGCGACGGAACCGGTCGGCGAGGCGGCCGCGGTCAAGCAATCCGAAGCGTCGTAA
- the purU gene encoding formyltetrahydrofolate deformylase, with protein MALNPENTRRYRITISCPDTVGIVAAVSQFIADHNGWIGEAHQFADPEACLFFMRYEVVADSLPFGLEALKAKFSEVAERFAMNWEITDSAGKKRVVVMVSKEAHCLSDLLYRWRAGELDFDIPCVISNHDTLRSYVEWHGIPFVHVPVDKNDKAPHFQAVQEQIASVEADCIVLAKYMQIIPEALCEQYPGRIINIHHSFLPSFIGARPYHQAAERGVKQIGATCHYVTPDLDAGPIIEQDVLRVTHHNTTKDMVRLGKDVEKAVLARGLRYHIEDRVLVNGNKTVVFA; from the coding sequence ATGGCACTCAATCCCGAAAACACACGACGCTACCGCATCACCATCTCCTGTCCCGATACCGTGGGCATCGTCGCTGCGGTGTCCCAGTTCATCGCCGACCACAATGGCTGGATCGGCGAGGCTCACCAGTTTGCCGACCCCGAGGCCTGCCTGTTCTTCATGCGCTATGAGGTGGTCGCCGACTCCCTGCCGTTCGGTCTGGAGGCCTTGAAGGCCAAATTCAGCGAGGTGGCCGAACGCTTCGCCATGAACTGGGAGATCACCGATTCCGCCGGGAAGAAGCGGGTGGTGGTGATGGTCTCCAAAGAGGCCCACTGCCTGTCGGACCTGCTGTACCGCTGGCGTGCCGGCGAACTGGATTTCGACATTCCCTGCGTGATTTCCAACCACGACACCCTGCGTTCCTACGTCGAATGGCATGGCATCCCGTTCGTCCATGTGCCTGTGGACAAAAACGACAAGGCGCCGCACTTCCAGGCGGTGCAGGAACAGATCGCCTCGGTCGAGGCCGATTGCATCGTGCTCGCCAAGTACATGCAGATCATCCCCGAGGCGCTGTGCGAGCAGTATCCGGGGCGGATCATCAACATCCACCACAGTTTCCTGCCGTCTTTTATCGGCGCGCGCCCCTACCACCAGGCCGCCGAGCGTGGTGTGAAGCAGATCGGCGCCACCTGCCACTACGTCACCCCGGACCTGGACGCCGGCCCGATCATCGAGCAGGACGTGCTGCGGGTGACCCACCACAACACCACCAAAGACATGGTCCGGCTGGGCAAGGACGTGGAGAAAGCCGTCCTCGCCCGGGGCCTGCGTTACCACATCGAGGACCGGGTGCTGGTGAACGGCAACAAGACCGTTGTCTTCGCCTGA